GTTCTTCCGTTTAAGTTGAGTAGGTTGTTATGCTAACCTTTCATTTTTCACTTATGAAGTTTTGTTTAATTCCTTGTTTTACTCTAAGAAATGGGTGATTCCAAGTTCTAAGTCAAACTGATGATTGTGGAATTCGGATACTCTTGCATCCGATTCAGGATGTCATAATGGCTCAATATGCCTATTTGTTTATGCGTTTCTTTTGATTGTTGGTGTGCTTGTTAAGAGATTTAGACTTTACAAGCTGTAAATTGTAGTTGAAAGTCAGTAGGCTATATGATGTTGGAAATTTGCGCAAGGGCTTTGAGTTCCAGATAGTATCACTGGGACAAATGAAATGAATACTACTACCTATCCCATCTGATGGCAGCACTGGTCAACTATTACATAAATGTTCACCTTCACCTGTTTTCACCCATCTCCTCCTGTCTTGGACATAGGATTGATTGAAAGTATTCTTGATTCAGCAGTGCGTGAGATAAGGGAAGGAGCGCTCCTTCTGTTAATTGGTAAATATGGGCTTGACTACTGATAGAGTTGGAAGACAACCCAGAAGGGGTGACGAGGAGGAAGACTTTAGGTGATGGGGGGGACGGCTGGATCTGGAATAGTGAAAATAAGGGGAAAAAGAAAAACAGAGAGCGACCAGTATCATACTTAGTTTTTAAGGTTTATTGATATAAGATGCATATAAGCTGCTTTCTACTATGCTTTTGCTGGTGTCTCACTCCAGTTTCCATCTCTCTCTTTTATTTTTATTTGTATAGTTTATTGTCAAGTAGCATGTTTTGTTGAGCCTGTGGTTCGATAGAAAGCAAATAGATAGGTACTGTCAACTTTTATAAGCTAAACTAGCTATCGGACTGATGATGTTGCCTTGTGTAAGTATTTCAAGTAGTGGCATTTACTGCTGCACTGATTGGTCTTGTGTATACTGTTTGTATTTTGCTCCCTCTGCTACTTGGCTTGCATTTATAGATTATTTTGGTCGCCAAGGATACATCACATGAAACCATCCTGCAGACATGCATTTTCTTGTGTGTTGGTTGTAATGTTTGTTGCTTTAGTGCTTGTATTTGAAAACACTAGTTTTATCAAATATGTTTTTTGCCCCTATTAAGAGTGAAATTTAATATATATTTCCGCTTGTGTTATTTGGAACTTACAGAGGAGTTGGGCTCTTTATCAATGAAGCATATTGTGAAAATCCTGACATTGTTGGTGACCATCTCTGCCTTATGGATTGGCCTCTTACAGACAGCTATTATTCCACGTAGTCATACTTGGTTGGTGAGTTATATACTTATATGTGTTTTTGTTTCATTTCAGTTTAGGTCTCAGTTTTACTAATTCTAGTTGTATAACGCTTACTCCTTGTTTGTATCTTCTTCCCAGCTTCCCATATATTTCGTTGTGTCGCTCGGGTGCTATGGGCTTCTAATGGTTGGAGTTGGTTTGGTACAATTTCCAACTTGTCCTCAAGAAGCAGTATTGTTGCAGCAGGTATTCTCACCCTCTGTTAAATGTTGTCCACATCAATCATCTTTTAAATGTACTCATGTTCACTAATCCTGTTAATATGTGTTGTATTCTGTAGGACGTAGTAGAGGCCAAGGAATATTTGAAGCAGAAAGGGATTGATGTGGGTGGTTGTGATTGATATTTTGACCAGAGTTCTGGCGTTTTGAATTTTAGATACAAAGAAAGACCCTTTTAGAATAGAATTCATGGAACTTCACTTACTGTAGCACTGATATTGTGGAAGTCTTCATAACGATTGATTGCTTCCATGTGAATGAAAATTAAGAAAGGTTTTACCAGGTTAAGCAATGAGCAAAGGAAAGGTGTTTTTTGTACACTTCACCGCTGATGTTGTTCCTTGCAGAATTGTGAGTTCTGTCAAGTGAGCCTCTCTCTTTTCCCTCTGGATGTTCTATACTCATAGTGGCGTATAAACCAAAAGGGCCAGACAGATGACCTTGTGTTCTTTTCTGCATCCAGTTGTCATCAAAGGTCTTCTTGATCTATCAGGATTGCTAACAGCCACATGATGTGCTAGCTTCATCAAGAGGTCAATGCATCATGTGCATCATGGTAAAAGTCTCTGGTGCTGCTGGTGATCAAAAGAAGAATAAAGCACAAAGTTGCTATCTATTCATCACAAGATAGATGATAGGATTGTTATTCAAGACTTGGTTTTTATTTTTCCATCACATTCACATGAGAAATAAGGAATAAAGGTCAAAGCATTCTTTATTCTCTCTCTTTTCCTCCACCTGATACAACTTTCAGACATCAAAAACGACCAATGCCAAAGAAATGTCCAACTCTTACCAGTTTTACTTAACCCCAAGTTGTTATCCAACTAATCCACACTTGATGGGAAAAGACAATGCAGCTAGGCAAAGATGTTAACATAACATAACCTCCCACTGTCAACTTGATCTTTGTTTTCACCTCCAAAGTACCCTACATTCCATAACAGCATATGACACAATGATCTCACTCATGCTCTAATAAAGTAAAAAGAGTCTTGATAATGATGGCCACCCTTCTTCATCAGTCATTGAAGAGAAGGATCTTATAGTGAATAATAGCTTCCTCTATCAACTGCTCTATCATATCACCCAAAATCATTGAGTAATTTGACCTCACATTCAAATTTGGACCCATCACTTCACTAACCCTACTATTTTCACTTCCCTTTCTTCTCTCAACCAGAATCAAAATCCAGGAAAATCCTCATTCTATAAATATAAATTAAGGCACTCGATGAGCTTCACATGAATATTCCATTTCCATAATAGCAAAGAGTTAGTTAGTTACCCCACACTCCTTTTAATCCTTACACTATTTGTCTTCACAGTTTCCATAACACACTCACCTTTCTCTTTCTCACACACACAGAGAGAGAGATAGCAACATCAAATCAATTCCTCTCAATAAACCCAAAGACCCTTCCTTTACTCCATTCAC
The window above is part of the Fragaria vesca subsp. vesca linkage group LG2, FraVesHawaii_1.0, whole genome shotgun sequence genome. Proteins encoded here:
- the LOC101312301 gene encoding dolichol-phosphate mannosyltransferase subunit 3-like isoform 1 gives rise to the protein MKHIVKILTLLVTISALWIGLLQTAIIPRSHTWLLPIYFVVSLGCYGLLMVGVGLVQFPTCPQEAVLLQQVFSPSVKCCPHQSSFKCTHVH
- the LOC101312301 gene encoding dolichol-phosphate mannosyltransferase subunit 3-like isoform 2, coding for MKHIVKILTLLVTISALWIGLLQTAIIPRSHTWLLPIYFVVSLGCYGLLMVGVGLVQFPTCPQEAVLLQQDVVEAKEYLKQKGIDVGGCD